A region of the Apium graveolens cultivar Ventura chromosome 6, ASM990537v1, whole genome shotgun sequence genome:
AATCATATTTTATTGGGTTGTTTTCAATTGGTCATCCATCAACTTTACAGAATATGTTACCAtaaagtttatatatatatatatatatatataaaaaaatgcaACGAAACTTGAAATAGTAACCTTTCTTTCTTCTATCAAATGCAAGACGGTTTCAACCTCTCATCGCTTTAAACAAATTCAGGAAACATATTTAGACTTGGGTAATATGATATCTAATCAAGAGTATTAGTTACGATATTCCCtcctttttttccttttttttttttggGCACGACATTTTAATAAGAAAAATCCTAGGATACAACATTATGTGAGGATATTTTGGGAATAAGACTCCAAAGAAAACCAACATGACACCCCCACCCCACCCATGTCTAGACAAAAAAAAAAGTAATATAGACCAAGATTCATGCAAATATAAGAATGATCTGTTCTTTACTAGTTACAAGTTGTATAGTTTAACCGGAGTTCATACCATTTACAGAAGTACACTGCTTCAGCAATGACCGGAACCTCCATTACTTTCAAAAAATCTTAAGAAATATCTCTCTCTATATGGGACTATTTCATATATTCCGGTAGTACAAGCCCAAAAAAGACCCAGATTTTTAATTGACAAACACTAGGAATGCGGATgtaattttcagaatttgaagCTTTAAGTAGTGTACAGATTTGGATTTAATCCGTAGATAAACATAATTTTAATAGTACGAAAACAAATATATATGCTGCATGTATACATAAACAATAAGTAAAACCTAGAGTAGTTTTTACAAGTACAGATCTATTTGGCTTGGCAGTTATATGGAATGATGCGGTCATTATATCAGTGTTGCAATATAGTTGGAACAATTGCTATATCACTTTGCAGACTAAAGAAGGTCTGACCGATATTTATTACAAGATCTTATAGTAGCCAGCGCTAATGCTACTGCATGCTGCCCTTAATTATGTAATTAGCTAGGGGGTGGTTGGTTGGGTTGAAAATGAAGAACGAATAGCTCGTCTGAGCGCATCTTCCGATCGCAAACTGCCCTCCGAGGGGACTTTGATCACCACATCCAGAAGCATCAAGTTGTCAAAAGTAGACATGCTTGCATGGTTCACTTGTAGTTCCAGCTGCCTTAATGCATCCATCAGTTTTGCACCCGGATGATTAGTGTTTTTACATTGTACCCGTATCATCGCGTCGTTGCCTACCAATTTAACATCCACCTCATCATTAGTACTAATTGCTGTTGCTTCATCAACGACATCACTGATTGTACTAGTGCTACTACCATTATACTGCTCCGGAGGAGCATTCTTCGGTGATATCGCTACTTGGGACTCGAATTCCTCCAATTTTGTTTTGAGGTCATTTATGTAGCTAACCGCGTCCCCTAGAAGGGACGCCTTGTCCATCTTTGACACATGTGGAACCACTGCCCTCAGTGCGTAAAATTTGCTGTTAAGCTTCTCCCTCCGCTGCCTCTCTGCTTCAACATGATTTATGGGTCTGTCCCTCCCAGCAAGCGGCTTTCTACCTCTTTTCTTGCCACCAGTAGCTCCTCCTCCTCCAGCTTTCTGAATTTTTGCAGGATCGTTCCTATCACCTGTCATCGTGAAGCTCATCATTCCACACTTCTGATCATGAAACATCCCATGCTCATCTTCAAAATCATTGAAAATGTCTAGGAGTAGACCTTTGTCTTTCTTATCTTGTACAGGGCCCGGGGTTATCGATTTCGCAATCTCCCCACTACTCATAGAATGATGATGGTCTGAGCTGGATGAAGATCCAAACAGCCACATAATTTGCTCCACCAGGATCAAGTCTTCGTTGATGCTAAAACAAGAACCCATCTCAACCACCCCATCAGCAGTTGGAACACAAATCATGGTACGGATGCCATATATCATAGCTTCTCGGGCTCTTTCGCACTCGCAACTCCCCAGGGATCCAGCAAGCCATACATGGTTGCCAGAAGTAAAAGCCTTAAGAGCAACTCCTCCTGCAGGAACATTTCGGGCAATTGAGTTAAGATAAAACCACTCAGGGTCGTTGACATGAATGTCACTGCTGTCCATGTCATCAAAAACAAACTTATGGTTGAAAATTGCATTATATTCACAGGCGCTAGATCTGTTTCCCTGCACCACCTGCTTATCATTCATACCACCAGCAGCAGGTGATGATTTAAAATGACCGTCGCCATAACTCAACACCATATCGGAACACGAACCACCAGGCATCGTAATTAATGATCGCCAGTTAATAACATAGCACCAACAAGGATGCGACTCAAGAAGATGTTCAAGTTTAAGTCGAAGAGAGGAAGGAGTGGAGGAGAAGGTTGGATAGTAAGAACCACCACCAACACCATTTTCGATGTCAAGTTCTAGCATCGATGAAGATGAAGACGAGGACATTACAAAACTCTGATGATCTTCAATATACAACAACTTAAAACAACACTAATGGTTATACTACTATATAATTAGAGTCCTTACAAAATTAAGAAAACTGATTGAAGGAGACAAAGACAGTATGTATTAACAACACAAGGACCACTATAGTACAGTGAGAGTCCAACTTTACAATTATCATGAGTGATGCTGGATTTTACTTATAGCCTACGCCATATAATTTAAAACTAGGGTAATTATTCATTTCATTGACAATGGAATTAGAGCACGTGTTATTCTCTCTTCCACATATTGTTTTATTCCGTTCAATATCTTTTGAAAACAATTGTACTGTAATATTATATTAAACAGTGGTAAATTGATTTGTACTTTGTGAAAAATAATCACGCACGTGTTTATCTTTATTGATTTGTAAATGctgaatataaaataaaaatcgTTCAAACTATAATTAAATTATTTGTATTTAGTATAAAACGAAAGATATAAGTGTGATGTAATAAATTTtttatgatttatttatttttcgcGCACTTTTGACGTACTATTAAAAAAAGATTTTTTCTACCGTTTTATTTTCTACCGACACATTTTCTATCGGTCATCTTCTACCGATTTTTAAGTGATAGGACTTTTTTTTGTCGTTCATTAAATCGGTAGGAAATGACAGCCATTTATCATCGAGGGTGGTAGTAAACAGCTAAATGTGGGCCCATTTTTTCAAATCAGTTTTGCCAAAACAAGTTTGTCACTTATAAAACgatatcatttaaaaaaaatatttttattgatcCACAACAGTCGATTTTGTGAATGTCATTTCATACCGATATTGGTAGGATATGGATGTAGTAGGAAATGATCTATCAATGCACACGTGTTAGCTTGTGATTGACTGATGTATCACATGATTTTTCCCACCAAAAAGTGGTAGAAAATGGGCAGTTACATTTCCTACAAGTTATTTACATTTTCCACAAGTGCTATTTATTAATTAGTATTAAAATATATTTGAGATTTAAGAGTTGATTAGGGTAAGACAAAatattttttacaatttttttcgGTCATCCAACTTATGCATGCTGATATTATTTGAAAGTAACCATATATGAAAAAAATAGAATTTTTTAACTTCATTTGCAATTACATTTTAATAAACAAAAGTTTTCAACATTCCGATAATTATTaagaaatatataaaaattgtttaaataatataaatgtgATTTCAAATGTCAATTTAAGTACTAACAATTTTACTCaaccaaaaaaaataataaaagaaatttaacaaaaaaatctTTATTAATTTTAATAACAAATATTCTACATTTAGCGATTGAAACTTAGGGGTTAAATTAAGGTTGcctaatattttttttttgaaaaaaataatttaaatgatccaaccgtacggatgtcaaaacTATTATCAAATTATGATGTACAAAATAAGTTAGAATTTTTCAATTTCATTTTCGATGAATTTATaatgaatattaaaaaataaaCCGTTAAAACCAAAATGTCTTCAaactaaaataattaaattttttagTCAAAGTCATAACCAATTGCAAGTCGGTGAAAAATgcccaaaattttcaaaataattcaaaactTTGTAAGTTGGTGCCCTAATTAAAATTCATATTCAAACGGCTCCAAactaaaaaattcaaaaattttgtTAAAACTCATAATATACCGCAAGTTGGTTAAAAACgcccaaaattttcaaaaaaatcgAACATTTGAAAATTTGCgcctaaatcaaaatttaaattttgtGTCCAATTCAAAAGTTCAAAATTACACTCATCCTGTAAATCTTCTCTCTTTTCAACTGATATGGGCCAAAATTAAGTCTGGAAAcataattaatattgcattaattaaaCTTAATACGGTCCCATGACTAAACCCAATTAATAAGGCCCGAAATCCTGATTAGGCCCGCAAgtgttggctcagttggttaaagaggagATAACTATCcacttggtcacaggttcgaatctcacgggaggagaatttatgattatgcctcctgagtcagagcatgtcgcttaaatgcgatttaccttggttcacgtggtttgcaggctattgcgtgagcccgtggggtttacccagtgcgcacaaCCCGAAGGGTAGCGGTTGCGGGTTCCCTACGATTAAAAAAATCCCGATTAGTTATttatttcgtaattaataaatagggtaaattaataactaattaaaggTATCCAATTAGGGATATTTTCACCTAATAAAAAGT
Encoded here:
- the LOC141663559 gene encoding transcription factor MYC4-like, coding for MSSSSSSSMLELDIENGVGGGSYYPTFSSTPSSLRLKLEHLLESHPCWCYVINWRSLITMPGGSCSDMVLSYGDGHFKSSPAAGGMNDKQVVQGNRSSACEYNAIFNHKFVFDDMDSSDIHVNDPEWFYLNSIARNVPAGGVALKAFTSGNHVWLAGSLGSCECERAREAMIYGIRTMICVPTADGVVEMGSCFSINEDLILVEQIMWLFGSSSSSDHHHSMSSGEIAKSITPGPVQDKKDKGLLLDIFNDFEDEHGMFHDQKCGMMSFTMTGDRNDPAKIQKAGGGGATGGKKRGRKPLAGRDRPINHVEAERQRREKLNSKFYALRAVVPHVSKMDKASLLGDAVSYINDLKTKLEEFESQVAISPKNAPPEQYNGSSTSTISDVVDEATAISTNDEVDVKLVGNDAMIRVQCKNTNHPGAKLMDALRQLELQVNHASMSTFDNLMLLDVVIKVPSEGSLRSEDALRRAIRSSFSTQPTTP